The following coding sequences lie in one Musa acuminata AAA Group cultivar baxijiao chromosome BXJ1-8, Cavendish_Baxijiao_AAA, whole genome shotgun sequence genomic window:
- the LOC135680692 gene encoding protein TIFY 4B-like isoform X1: protein MIDSSPAAIPLMSTPASVVAGTPVDHGGLPPTSAGEIVPRSPLEKPLAELTERDIAQLTREDARRFLKSKGMRRPSWNKSQAIQQVISLKALLEGTPGCDDCPAGVGIFQKSSPPPAPVFPLQQDSSPPSPKDGGGSQLPAKESSPFRRRDPIPPSYSAGAEPHPLPEIRCLFPRATAELPAGQMTIVYDGVVNVYDDLPMDQARAVLELAASAVCFDDLTRPVSPAFRPTSVVPEQGPVSVPTAPSLAKTFPVAASGRVAHHAAGGLEEPRGTRPAEPDSATSRKASLQRYLVKRKDRFKAKKLLKGSTSSNMEMMYFSQKLKFPNPNELTTLDDTSFSALFQQPQSPGKCSSGENQVQREKFFIDLNGDGGGD, encoded by the exons atgATCGACTCTTCTCCCGCTGCTATTCCTTTGATGTCTACTCCTGCATCCGTGGTGGCCGGAACCCCGGTCGATCACGGCGGCTTGCCTCCTACGAGCGCCGGGGAGATTGTGCCTCGGTCGCCTCTCGAGAAGCCCCTCGCCGAACTCACCGAGAGGGACATCGCGCAGCTCACCCGCGAGGACGCCCGCCGCTTCCTCAAATCcaaag GGATGCGGCGGCCGTCATGGAACAAGTCGCAGGCGATCCAGCAGGTCATCTCCCTTAAGGCCCTCCTCGAAGGGACGCCGGGATGCGACGACTGCCCCGCTGGCGTCGGAATCTTTCAGAAGTCTTCCCCTCCTCCGGCGCCGGTGTTCCCCTTGCAG CAGGACTCTTCTCCGCCCTCACCGAAGGACGGCGGCGGATCGCAGCTGCCGGCAAAGGAGTCGTCACCGTTCCGGAGGAGGGATCCGATCCCTCCGTCCTACTCCGCCGGAGCGGAACCCCATCCCCTGCCGGAGATCCGCTGCCTCTTCCCCAG GGCGACGGCCGAACTCCCGGCCGGGCAGATGACGATCGTCTACGACGGCGTGGTCAACGTCTACGACGACTTGCCGATGGATCAG GCGAGGGCGGTCCTGGAGCTCGCGGCCAGCGCGGTCTGCTTCGACGACCTAACCCGTCCGGTTTCTCCGGCCTTCCGCCCCACCTCAGTTGTCCCCGAGCAGGGCCCGGTATCGGTCCCCACAGCGCCCTCGTTGGCCAAAACTTTCCCAGTAGCAGCGTCGG GCAGGGTGGCCCACCATGCGGCGGGCGGCTTGGAGGAACCGAGAGGCACACGGCCAGCGGAGCCTG ATTCTGCAACAAGCAGAAAAGCATCATTGCAGAGGTATTTGGTGAAAAGAAAAGACAG ATTCAAGGCAAAGAAACTCCTTAAAGGTTCAACTTCTTCAAATATGGAAATGATGTACTTTAGCCAAAAGTTGAAATTCCCGAACCCAAATGAGCTTACCACGCTCGATGACACAAGCTTCTCTGCCCTATTTCAACAACCTCAATCCCCAGGTAAGTGCAGCTCTGGAGAAAACCAAGTTCAAAGGGAGAAATTCTTCATCGATCTCAATGGTGATG GTGGTGGGGATTAG
- the LOC135680692 gene encoding protein TIFY 4B-like isoform X2, whose translation MIDSSPAAIPLMSTPASVVAGTPVDHGGLPPTSAGEIVPRSPLEKPLAELTERDIAQLTREDARRFLKSKGMRRPSWNKSQAIQQVISLKALLEGTPGCDDCPAGVGIFQKSSPPPAPVFPLQDSSPPSPKDGGGSQLPAKESSPFRRRDPIPPSYSAGAEPHPLPEIRCLFPRATAELPAGQMTIVYDGVVNVYDDLPMDQARAVLELAASAVCFDDLTRPVSPAFRPTSVVPEQGPVSVPTAPSLAKTFPVAASGRVAHHAAGGLEEPRGTRPAEPDSATSRKASLQRYLVKRKDRFKAKKLLKGSTSSNMEMMYFSQKLKFPNPNELTTLDDTSFSALFQQPQSPGKCSSGENQVQREKFFIDLNGDGGGD comes from the exons atgATCGACTCTTCTCCCGCTGCTATTCCTTTGATGTCTACTCCTGCATCCGTGGTGGCCGGAACCCCGGTCGATCACGGCGGCTTGCCTCCTACGAGCGCCGGGGAGATTGTGCCTCGGTCGCCTCTCGAGAAGCCCCTCGCCGAACTCACCGAGAGGGACATCGCGCAGCTCACCCGCGAGGACGCCCGCCGCTTCCTCAAATCcaaag GGATGCGGCGGCCGTCATGGAACAAGTCGCAGGCGATCCAGCAGGTCATCTCCCTTAAGGCCCTCCTCGAAGGGACGCCGGGATGCGACGACTGCCCCGCTGGCGTCGGAATCTTTCAGAAGTCTTCCCCTCCTCCGGCGCCGGTGTTCCCCTTGCAG GACTCTTCTCCGCCCTCACCGAAGGACGGCGGCGGATCGCAGCTGCCGGCAAAGGAGTCGTCACCGTTCCGGAGGAGGGATCCGATCCCTCCGTCCTACTCCGCCGGAGCGGAACCCCATCCCCTGCCGGAGATCCGCTGCCTCTTCCCCAG GGCGACGGCCGAACTCCCGGCCGGGCAGATGACGATCGTCTACGACGGCGTGGTCAACGTCTACGACGACTTGCCGATGGATCAG GCGAGGGCGGTCCTGGAGCTCGCGGCCAGCGCGGTCTGCTTCGACGACCTAACCCGTCCGGTTTCTCCGGCCTTCCGCCCCACCTCAGTTGTCCCCGAGCAGGGCCCGGTATCGGTCCCCACAGCGCCCTCGTTGGCCAAAACTTTCCCAGTAGCAGCGTCGG GCAGGGTGGCCCACCATGCGGCGGGCGGCTTGGAGGAACCGAGAGGCACACGGCCAGCGGAGCCTG ATTCTGCAACAAGCAGAAAAGCATCATTGCAGAGGTATTTGGTGAAAAGAAAAGACAG ATTCAAGGCAAAGAAACTCCTTAAAGGTTCAACTTCTTCAAATATGGAAATGATGTACTTTAGCCAAAAGTTGAAATTCCCGAACCCAAATGAGCTTACCACGCTCGATGACACAAGCTTCTCTGCCCTATTTCAACAACCTCAATCCCCAGGTAAGTGCAGCTCTGGAGAAAACCAAGTTCAAAGGGAGAAATTCTTCATCGATCTCAATGGTGATG GTGGTGGGGATTAG
- the LOC135680692 gene encoding protein TIFY 4B-like isoform X3 has product MIDSSPAAIPLMSTPASVVAGTPVDHGGLPPTSAGEIVPRSPLEKPLAELTERDIAQLTREDARRFLKSKGMRRPSWNKSQAIQQVISLKALLEGTPGCDDCPAGVGIFQKSSPPPAPVFPLQQDSSPPSPKDGGGSQLPAKESSPFRRRDPIPPSYSAGAEPHPLPEIRCLFPRATAELPAGQMTIVYDGVVNVYDDLPMDQARAVLELAASAVCFDDLTRPVSPAFRPTSVVPEQGPVSVPTAPSLAKTFPVAASGRVAHHAAGGLEEPRGTRPAEPGKRAGNLWRILQQAEKHHCRGIW; this is encoded by the exons atgATCGACTCTTCTCCCGCTGCTATTCCTTTGATGTCTACTCCTGCATCCGTGGTGGCCGGAACCCCGGTCGATCACGGCGGCTTGCCTCCTACGAGCGCCGGGGAGATTGTGCCTCGGTCGCCTCTCGAGAAGCCCCTCGCCGAACTCACCGAGAGGGACATCGCGCAGCTCACCCGCGAGGACGCCCGCCGCTTCCTCAAATCcaaag GGATGCGGCGGCCGTCATGGAACAAGTCGCAGGCGATCCAGCAGGTCATCTCCCTTAAGGCCCTCCTCGAAGGGACGCCGGGATGCGACGACTGCCCCGCTGGCGTCGGAATCTTTCAGAAGTCTTCCCCTCCTCCGGCGCCGGTGTTCCCCTTGCAG CAGGACTCTTCTCCGCCCTCACCGAAGGACGGCGGCGGATCGCAGCTGCCGGCAAAGGAGTCGTCACCGTTCCGGAGGAGGGATCCGATCCCTCCGTCCTACTCCGCCGGAGCGGAACCCCATCCCCTGCCGGAGATCCGCTGCCTCTTCCCCAG GGCGACGGCCGAACTCCCGGCCGGGCAGATGACGATCGTCTACGACGGCGTGGTCAACGTCTACGACGACTTGCCGATGGATCAG GCGAGGGCGGTCCTGGAGCTCGCGGCCAGCGCGGTCTGCTTCGACGACCTAACCCGTCCGGTTTCTCCGGCCTTCCGCCCCACCTCAGTTGTCCCCGAGCAGGGCCCGGTATCGGTCCCCACAGCGCCCTCGTTGGCCAAAACTTTCCCAGTAGCAGCGTCGG GCAGGGTGGCCCACCATGCGGCGGGCGGCTTGGAGGAACCGAGAGGCACACGGCCAGCGGAGCCTGGTAAGAGAGCGGGGAATTTGTGGCGG ATTCTGCAACAAGCAGAAAAGCATCATTGCAGAGGTATTTGGTGA
- the LOC135680694 gene encoding uncharacterized protein LOC135680694, with the protein MKTLQANAGVLTNLEVLEFLRARGATSDPMGCLGAVAPSECKVFDYLVNTPACNQTRGAIDEFLKRCEKFKLAKAEKFNIINLRPSNQALIDPIIEYCEKRLTKDEARGIDEVQELVDSVLEVLPPPPAKPDEEMQDLEEPPTAKPMEEN; encoded by the exons ATGAAAAC ATTACAGGCGAATGCTGGGGTGCTCACCAATCTCGAGGTCCTCGAGTTCCTGCGCGCGAGAGGGGCGACGAGTGATCCCATGGGGTGCCTTGGTGCTGTTGCCCCGTCCGAGTGCAAG GTTTTCGATTACCTTGTAAACACGCCTGCTTGCAATCAGACACGGGGAGCAATCGATGAGTTCTTGAAAAGATGCGAAAAATTCAAGCTTGCAAAAGCTGAgaagttcaacatcatcaacttgaGGCCATCCAACCAAGCTTTGATCGATCCG ATTATCGAGTACTGCGAGAAGCGTCTTACAAAAGACGAAGCCCGAGGGATTGATGAAGTTCAGGAGCTGGTGGATTCAGTTCTTGAGGTTTTACCGCCACCTCCAGCAAAGCCTGATGAAGAAATGCAGGATCTTGAAGAACCGCCAACTGCGAAGCCAATGGAGGAAAAttag
- the LOC135680693 gene encoding tRNA (guanine-N(7)-)-methyltransferase non-catalytic subunit TRM82-like, with product MEETTEIVSDGGDEAAPAAVTMDVENGLIEEEKNMDGEVAPALISIHPFEKSVVVAVGSELRLFNLEGNCSVSLIDDPSGPSHSDAIRSINFGASGKFLASAGDDKLVKIWETSSWHCIHTVSADKRVSAVAISHSGRYVAFADKFGVVWLLGLDEDDAKQTKVDKKVVPILGHYCSIITRLEFSPDERFIASADRDFKIRITVFPKLPLKGAHEIQSFCLGHKDFVSCFAFACPPGCAHGFLFSGSGDSTVRLWDFISGLLLATCEVGAMVGSLQYNGTEDGYPPVTDLCVSSDGSIIAVAIQSLRGIVLLSCGFSDRTLSVAKVVTLEDNYFPTSMVLSSLTQRLWMVMGASNLPTLSATQLPTRIRVMSGFHKDPSDYNGHDPITLEDNEVPGGKKLLSELQGSFDVAMEEAAFAAAASAVKASMRNMLIKKEYALERREMRKRNRNDRKLR from the exons ATGGAAGAGACGACGGAGATTGTCTCCGATGGCGGCGACGAAGCGGCTCCTGCAGCGGTAACCATG GATGTAGAAAATGGCTTgattgaagaagagaaaaatatgGATGGTGAAGTCGCTCCTGCACTTATCTCCATTCATCCTTTTGAGAAATCAGTTGTTGTTGCAGTGGGTTCTGAGCTTCGACTATTCAATTTAGA GGGTAACTGCTCAGTCTCATTGATAGATGATCCCAGTGGCCCTTCCCATTCAGAtgcaattagatcaattaactttgGTGCAAGTGGAAAATTTCTTGCATCTGCCGGAGATGACAAACTTGTCAAGATATGGGAAACAAGTTCCTGGCATTGCATTCATACTGT GTCTGCAGACAAACGAGTTAGTGCAGTTGCTATTAGCCACAGTGGGCGATATGTTGCTTTTGCTGATAAGTTTGGAGTTGTCTGGTTACTTGGATTGGATGAAGATGATGCTAAACAAACAAAAGTTGATAAGAAGGTTGTGCCAATTCTAGGTCATTACTGCAGCATCATTACTAGGCTG GAATTTTCGCCAGATGAAAGGTTCATTGCAAGTGCTGATCGTGACTTCAAAATTCGT ATCACGGTTTTTCCTAAACTACCTCTAAAAGGAGCACATGAAATTCAGAGTTTCTGCCTTGGTCATAAAGA CTTTGTTTCTTGTTTTGCCTTTGCATGTCCTCCAGGATGTGCCCATGGTTTTCTCTTTTCTGGAAGTGGTGATTCAACT GTTCGGTTGTGGGACTTCATTTCTGGACTCCTACTTGCTACTTGTGAAGTTGGGGCAATG GTAGGATCATTACAGTACAATGGGACAGAGGATGGTTATCCACCAGTTACTGATCTCTGTGTCTCTTCTGATGGTTCGATAATTGCTGTTGCCATTCAGAG TTTGCGTGGGATTGTGCTTTTGAGTTGTGGTTTTTCAGATAGAACTCTCTCTGTTGCCAAG GTTGTTACCTTGGAAGATAATTATTTCCCGACCAGTATGGTGTTGAGCTCCTTGACACAACGCTTGTGGATGGTGATGGGTGCCTCAAATCTTCCTACCCTGAGCGCCACCCAGTTACCAACCCGCATTAGGGTCATGTCTGGCTTTCACAAAGACCCTTCAGATTACAATGGCCATGATCCTATTACTTTGGAAGACAATGAAGTACCAGGAGGGAAGAAACTCCTTTCAGAATTGCAGGGAAGTTTTGATGTCGCCATGGAAGAGGCAGCTTTCGCAGCAGCTGCATCAGCAGTTAAAGCATCAATGCGAAACATGCTGATAAAAAAAGAATACGCTTTAGAGAGAAGAGAGATGAGAAAAAGGAACAGAAATGATAGAAAACTAAGATAA